A portion of the Arcobacter sp. LA11 genome contains these proteins:
- the carB gene encoding carbamoyl-phosphate synthase large subunit, with amino-acid sequence MPKREDIKSILLIGSGPIIIGQACEFDYSGTQATKTLKELGYRVVLINSNPATIMTDPEFADKTYIEPITEEVVAKIIEKEKIDAILPTMGGQTALNVATSMYDKGMLEGVQFLGAHPDAIKKGEERQLFNDAMIKIGMDLPKSANAYTVDEAVKVAKEIGFPVISRASFTLAGGGSGVAYNMEEFKALAEAGIDASPINEIEIMESMLGWKEYEMEVIRDRKDNCIIVCSIENLDPMGVHTGDSTTIAPALTLTDKEYQNMRNASFAILREIGVDTGGSNVQFSICPKTGRMIVIEMNPRVSRSSALASKATGYPIAKVATLLAVGFTLDEIENDITGTTASFEPVIDYIVTKIPRFTFEKFPKADSTLTTGMKSVGEVMSMGRTFNESIQKALCSLETGLVGFDSISTDLELIKKEIRRPNCDRLLYLMDGMRQGLTNEEIFELCQVDPWFLTKFREMYNIEKSIDESILNDEFAMRNAKSNGFSDVMIARLIGKTEEDVYKARKALDVDFEYNEVDTCAAEFKALTPYLYSTTNITKLPKVDKTTDDKKVMIIGGGPNRIGQGIEFDYCCVHASFALNEMGVKTIMYNCNPETVSTDYDTSDILYFEPIDFEHVRSVIEQENPDGIIVHFGGQTPLKLANAITDAGGKIIGTTAEVIDLAEDREKFSTFVEKAGLLQPENGTAVLVDEAIEIAERIGYPVLVRPSFVLGGRGMRIVYSTAELKQYMDEAVSVSNDAPVLIDKFLDRAIELDVDCICDGKEVYIGGIMQHIEEAGVHSGDSACSLPPVSISDELIKELETKTKNMALGLGVVGLMNTQYAIHKGQIYLIEVNPRASRTVPFVSKATGMPLAKVATRVMWGESLRNALATYNEDLVWEDNGVLKPILKDHVAIKEAVFPFNKLSGSDMILTPEMKSTGEVMGISDNFGTSYAKAQSAAKNDLPTEGKVFISLCDLDKEFAPKIASGLVEEGFTVVATGGTHKAITDAGIECEKVLKISEGRPNITDSITNGEIALAFNTSDGKESSKDDGKNIRRSVLKENVPYVTTAAAALACVEAMKALRQKDGIGVKSIQEFLND; translated from the coding sequence ATGCCAAAAAGAGAAGATATAAAATCTATTTTACTTATAGGTTCGGGACCTATTATCATTGGTCAAGCATGTGAGTTTGACTATTCTGGTACACAAGCTACAAAAACACTTAAAGAGTTGGGATATAGAGTTGTTTTAATTAATTCAAACCCAGCTACTATTATGACAGATCCTGAATTTGCTGACAAAACTTATATTGAGCCAATCACAGAAGAGGTTGTTGCAAAGATAATTGAAAAAGAAAAAATTGATGCTATTTTACCAACTATGGGTGGACAAACAGCACTTAATGTTGCAACTTCAATGTATGACAAAGGTATGCTTGAAGGTGTTCAATTCCTTGGAGCTCATCCTGATGCAATCAAAAAAGGTGAAGAGAGACAACTTTTTAATGATGCAATGATTAAAATTGGTATGGATTTACCAAAAAGTGCCAACGCTTATACTGTTGATGAAGCGGTAAAGGTTGCTAAAGAGATTGGTTTCCCTGTTATTTCTAGAGCTTCATTTACTCTTGCAGGTGGTGGGTCTGGTGTTGCATATAATATGGAAGAATTCAAAGCTCTTGCAGAAGCTGGTATTGATGCAAGCCCAATTAATGAAATTGAGATTATGGAGTCTATGCTTGGTTGGAAAGAGTATGAGATGGAAGTTATCAGAGATAGAAAAGATAACTGTATTATTGTATGTTCTATTGAAAACTTAGACCCAATGGGTGTTCATACAGGAGACTCAACTACTATTGCTCCTGCTCTTACTTTAACAGATAAAGAGTACCAAAATATGAGAAATGCCTCTTTTGCAATTCTTAGAGAGATTGGTGTTGATACTGGTGGTTCAAATGTACAGTTTTCTATTTGTCCAAAAACTGGAAGAATGATTGTAATTGAGATGAACCCGAGAGTATCTCGTTCTTCTGCACTTGCTTCAAAAGCAACTGGTTATCCTATTGCTAAAGTTGCTACTTTACTTGCAGTTGGATTTACACTTGATGAGATTGAAAATGATATTACAGGTACTACTGCATCGTTTGAACCAGTAATTGATTATATTGTTACAAAGATTCCACGATTTACTTTTGAAAAATTCCCTAAAGCAGATTCGACTTTAACAACTGGTATGAAATCAGTAGGTGAAGTTATGTCTATGGGTAGAACATTTAACGAATCTATTCAAAAAGCACTTTGTTCTTTAGAGACTGGTCTTGTAGGGTTTGATTCTATTTCTACTGATTTAGAATTAATCAAAAAAGAGATTAGAAGACCTAACTGTGATAGACTTTTATATTTAATGGATGGTATGAGACAAGGACTTACAAATGAAGAGATTTTTGAACTTTGTCAAGTTGATCCATGGTTTTTAACTAAATTTAGAGAGATGTACAATATTGAAAAATCAATAGACGAATCAATCTTAAATGATGAGTTTGCTATGAGAAATGCTAAATCAAATGGTTTCTCTGATGTTATGATTGCTAGACTTATTGGTAAAACTGAAGAAGATGTATATAAAGCAAGAAAAGCTTTAGATGTAGATTTTGAATACAATGAAGTTGATACTTGTGCAGCAGAGTTTAAAGCTCTTACTCCATATCTTTATTCAACTACAAATATTACAAAGTTACCAAAAGTTGATAAAACAACAGATGATAAGAAAGTAATGATTATCGGTGGTGGTCCAAATAGAATTGGTCAAGGTATTGAGTTTGATTATTGTTGTGTACATGCTTCATTTGCTTTAAATGAAATGGGTGTAAAAACGATTATGTATAACTGTAACCCTGAAACTGTTTCAACTGATTATGATACATCAGATATTTTATATTTTGAACCTATTGATTTTGAACATGTAAGATCTGTAATTGAGCAAGAAAATCCAGATGGTATTATTGTACATTTTGGAGGACAAACTCCTTTAAAACTTGCAAATGCAATTACTGATGCAGGTGGTAAGATTATTGGTACAACTGCTGAAGTCATTGATTTAGCAGAAGATAGAGAAAAGTTCTCTACTTTTGTTGAAAAAGCTGGATTATTACAACCTGAAAATGGAACAGCTGTTTTAGTTGATGAAGCGATTGAAATTGCTGAAAGAATTGGTTATCCAGTACTTGTACGTCCATCATTTGTACTTGGTGGTAGAGGTATGAGAATTGTTTATTCAACTGCAGAATTAAAACAATATATGGATGAAGCTGTATCTGTTTCAAATGATGCACCAGTATTAATTGATAAATTCTTAGATAGAGCAATTGAATTAGATGTTGATTGTATTTGTGATGGTAAAGAAGTTTATATTGGTGGAATTATGCAACATATTGAAGAAGCAGGTGTTCACTCTGGTGACTCTGCTTGTTCATTACCTCCTGTTTCAATTTCAGATGAATTAATCAAAGAACTTGAAACTAAAACAAAAAATATGGCACTAGGTCTTGGTGTTGTTGGTCTTATGAATACACAATATGCAATTCATAAAGGTCAAATTTACTTAATTGAAGTAAATCCTAGAGCTTCAAGAACTGTTCCTTTTGTATCTAAAGCAACTGGTATGCCTTTAGCAAAAGTAGCTACTAGAGTTATGTGGGGTGAGAGTTTAAGAAATGCACTTGCAACATATAATGAAGATTTAGTTTGGGAAGATAATGGAGTATTAAAACCTATTTTAAAAGACCATGTAGCTATTAAAGAAGCTGTATTTCCATTTAATAAATTAAGTGGTTCTGATATGATTTTAACACCTGAGATGAAATCTACTGGTGAAGTTATGGGTATCTCTGATAACTTTGGTACATCATATGCAAAAGCGCAAAGTGCTGCTAAAAATGACTTACCAACAGAAGGTAAAGTATTTATTTCATTATGTGATTTAGATAAAGAATTTGCTCCAAAAATTGCTTCTGGATTAGTAGAAGAAGGTTTTACAGTTGTTGCAACTGGTGGAACTCATAAAGCTATTACTGATGCAGGTATTGAGTGTGAGAAAGTACTTAAAATCTCTGAAGGTAGACCAAATATTACAGATTCTATTACAAATGGTGAGATTGCATTAGCATTTAATACTTCTGATGGAAAAGAGTCATCTAAAGATGATGGTAAAAATATTAGAAGATCAGTACTTAAAGAAAATGTTCCTTATGTTACAACAGCTGCTGCGGCACTTGCTTGTGTTGAAGCTATGAAAGCATTAAGACAAAAAGATGGAATAGGTGTTAAATCTATCCAAGAATTTTTAAATGACTAA
- a CDS encoding Sua5 YciO YrdC YwlC family protein, protein MDKELVYLVQTDTTVGFSSSNDEKLSDIKQRPKSQKILQTVDSFKTLKSMTRVPKNFRKRVRKSNKSTFIYPNLKSFRIISKDDSFYPFITKFKNLYSTSANLTKEKFDYEFAYENSDVMVFTKDGFHENTSSTMYKINKKKIVKIR, encoded by the coding sequence ATGGATAAAGAACTAGTATATTTAGTACAAACTGATACAACTGTAGGTTTCTCATCATCTAACGATGAGAAACTTTCAGATATAAAACAAAGACCAAAATCTCAAAAAATACTTCAAACTGTAGATTCTTTTAAAACTTTAAAATCTATGACAAGAGTTCCAAAAAACTTTAGAAAAAGAGTTAGAAAATCTAACAAATCAACCTTTATATATCCAAATCTAAAATCTTTTAGAATTATTTCAAAAGATGATAGCTTTTATCCTTTTATTACAAAGTTTAAAAATCTATACTCTACATCTGCAAATCTTACAAAGGAAAAATTTGATTATGAGTTTGCATATGAAAATAGTGATGTTATGGTATTTACTAAAGATGGTTTCCATGAAAATACCTCTTCAACAATGTATAAAATAAATAAGAAGAAGATAGTTAAAATAAGATAA
- a CDS encoding ATP-binding protein, giving the protein MFLQREKELKLLNKSFDLPNSSIEFLFGAKNSGKTTILQEYSKDKDRLYFSNYEMIPSMFFTQMANTINEYFYEGDVNTSFSTFSEVLKFLDKQVIEKKLVIIIDDFQNIVKVEKNALIELLKFWKKNLKNKNIQLIISSSLLFNDNLDEIEKVLTNNITLDYLDFIAIKEFFPDMNRLDQLYVYSLLGTTPSNLKYYNPKIDFTDNIFNLFLSPNSYLFDYGIRVLKNEISDIGTYSSILHSIAKGNTKIGDIANSLDVKSTYLTRYLQKLIDMMVIKKIVPVGEDKKISKFGRYEIEDSALKFWFSYIYPNLTALQLNDVKEVSKQIQDEFISKTVFLSYKKCIKEMINNKKKDILGYEPLHIGSWWDNNNNTIDLIAYDRKTVTFIQILWEDKDVAKISYGELKSSSEKFESSLEKKYVIVTKNTFFNMK; this is encoded by the coding sequence ATGTTTCTACAAAGAGAGAAAGAGTTAAAACTTTTAAATAAGAGTTTTGATTTACCCAATTCATCTATAGAGTTTTTATTTGGTGCAAAAAATAGTGGTAAAACTACTATTTTACAAGAGTATTCAAAAGATAAAGATAGACTCTACTTTTCAAACTATGAAATGATTCCATCTATGTTTTTCACTCAAATGGCAAATACTATCAATGAATACTTTTATGAAGGGGATGTTAATACTTCTTTTAGTACATTTTCTGAAGTATTAAAGTTTTTAGATAAACAAGTTATTGAAAAGAAATTAGTGATTATAATTGATGATTTTCAAAATATTGTAAAAGTAGAGAAGAATGCATTAATAGAATTGTTAAAATTTTGGAAAAAGAATCTAAAAAATAAAAATATACAACTTATAATATCAAGTTCATTATTATTTAATGATAATCTAGATGAAATAGAGAAAGTTTTAACAAACAATATAACTTTGGATTATCTTGATTTTATAGCTATCAAAGAGTTTTTCCCTGATATGAATAGATTAGACCAGCTTTATGTATACTCTTTGTTAGGAACTACTCCTAGTAACTTAAAATACTATAACCCAAAGATTGATTTTACGGATAATATTTTTAATTTATTTTTATCACCAAACTCTTATCTTTTTGATTATGGAATAAGAGTTCTAAAAAATGAGATAAGTGATATTGGTACATATTCTTCTATTTTGCACTCCATAGCAAAGGGAAATACAAAGATAGGAGATATTGCAAATTCTTTGGATGTAAAATCTACTTATTTGACTCGTTATCTTCAAAAGTTAATAGATATGATGGTTATAAAGAAAATTGTGCCTGTTGGAGAAGATAAAAAAATATCAAAGTTTGGTAGATATGAGATTGAAGATAGTGCTTTAAAATTCTGGTTTTCTTATATTTATCCAAATCTTACAGCTTTACAATTAAATGATGTAAAAGAAGTAAGTAAGCAAATTCAAGACGAGTTTATTAGTAAAACAGTTTTTCTTAGTTATAAAAAATGTATAAAAGAGATGATAAATAACAAGAAAAAAGATATCTTAGGGTATGAACCTTTACATATTGGCAGTTGGTGGGATAACAATAACAATACTATTGATTTGATTGCATATGATAGAAAGACTGTAACCTTTATTCAAATTCTTTGGGAAGATAAAGATGTGGCAAAAATATCTTATGGTGAATTAAAATCAAGCTCTGAAAAGTTTGAATCTTCACTTGAAAAAAAGTATGTAATAGTTACAAAAAATACATTTTTTAATATGAAATAA